Proteins encoded within one genomic window of Nitrospira sp.:
- the mtnA gene encoding S-methyl-5-thioribose-1-phosphate isomerase, which yields MVPTVEWKDGAVRLLDQSQLPGVVEFLDCRDYKAVADAIRTLKVRGAPAIGVTAAMGVALGAQAIRATDYPTFAQAVLTICDALAATRPTAVNLFWALERMRRKLESAQAQPVSTIKQILTSESQAILEEDITLCKTMGRHGAELIRDGQTVLTHCNAGSLATAGYGTALGVIRAAHEQGKNINVIADETRPVLQGSRLTAWELMQDHIPVTLITDNMAGSLMRQGKIHLCVVGADRIAANGDVANKIGTYSVAVLAKAHNIPFYVAAPYSTIDLQTKSGDQIPIEQRNPSEVTSIHGSHPIAPKGVAVYNPAFDVTPAELITGIITERGVFKPSELASQFQTK from the coding sequence ATGGTGCCAACCGTTGAATGGAAGGATGGAGCTGTTCGGCTGCTCGATCAAAGCCAACTTCCAGGAGTAGTGGAGTTTCTCGACTGTCGGGACTACAAGGCCGTCGCGGACGCGATTCGCACGTTGAAAGTTCGTGGAGCGCCGGCCATCGGCGTGACGGCAGCGATGGGTGTCGCCTTGGGTGCGCAGGCCATTCGTGCGACTGACTACCCAACCTTTGCTCAGGCAGTCCTCACGATCTGTGACGCCTTGGCCGCGACCAGGCCAACGGCAGTCAATCTCTTCTGGGCTCTTGAGCGGATGAGGCGGAAGCTAGAGTCGGCACAAGCTCAGCCGGTCTCGACGATTAAGCAAATCCTTACTTCTGAATCTCAAGCGATACTTGAAGAAGATATTACGCTCTGCAAGACCATGGGGCGCCATGGGGCAGAGCTGATCCGTGATGGACAGACGGTTTTGACGCACTGCAATGCCGGTTCACTCGCGACAGCAGGCTATGGAACGGCACTTGGTGTCATTCGTGCTGCGCATGAACAGGGTAAGAATATCAATGTGATAGCTGATGAAACTCGTCCTGTACTTCAAGGTTCTCGCCTCACAGCATGGGAGCTGATGCAGGATCACATTCCTGTCACATTGATCACCGACAATATGGCTGGCTCACTCATGAGGCAGGGAAAGATTCATCTCTGCGTCGTCGGCGCTGATCGCATTGCAGCGAACGGAGATGTGGCCAATAAGATCGGCACCTATTCGGTAGCAGTCTTGGCGAAGGCGCACAATATTCCGTTCTACGTCGCAGCTCCCTATTCAACCATCGATCTTCAAACGAAGTCCGGTGATCAGATTCCAATTGAGCAGCGAAATCCATCAGAAGTGACGAGCATCCATGGCAGCCACCCCATCGCACCCAAAGGTGTGGCCGTCTATAATCCTGCCTTCGATGTCACACCGGCTGAACTGATCACGGGCATCATCACCGAGCGAGGTGTCTTCAAGCCTAGTGAACTCGCATCACAGTTTCAAACCAAGTAG
- the pyk gene encoding pyruvate kinase produces the protein MRKAKIVCTIGPASISPAVLNRLIETGMDAARLNFSHGTHESHATAITAIRDAAARRGAAVAIIQDLQGPRIRVGLLPKEGIEVRAGQVVRLRTSAQSAELRDSHTSVPVTLPEIPVTYASLTRDLRVGSRVLINDGLIELQATRITDNLIDCSVLTGGMITSHKGINLPGTAVSAPTLTEKDREDIRFGVKHGVDYIALSFVRGPQDIDAARAVLAEHGSTIPLIAKIERAEAVTTLDDILERADGVMIARGDLGVEMGPEAVPVLQKRIILEGNRRRRIVITATQMLESMTQALRPTRAEASDVANAIFDGSDALMLSAETAIGAHPTETVAVMDRIIRAAEEGTEPGILRKRQADLDNLSIPEAICAAASSAARGIDARAIVAFSERGATARLVSKQRPTAPILALTPHESVRQRMALYWGVRSFTMPQVEQTDARIKEAERVLKAEGLVTAGDRLVIVSGTLASQPGRTNLLKLHEVG, from the coding sequence ATGCGGAAGGCGAAGATCGTGTGCACCATCGGACCGGCAAGTATTTCGCCGGCCGTCTTGAACCGATTGATTGAAACCGGCATGGATGCTGCTCGTCTGAATTTCTCTCATGGCACGCATGAATCTCATGCAACCGCCATCACCGCCATCCGAGACGCAGCCGCACGGCGCGGAGCAGCGGTCGCGATTATCCAGGATCTGCAAGGCCCAAGAATTCGCGTGGGCCTGCTGCCAAAAGAAGGCATTGAAGTCCGCGCTGGCCAGGTCGTGCGGTTGCGGACATCGGCTCAATCGGCGGAACTGCGTGATAGCCACACCTCCGTTCCCGTCACTCTTCCCGAGATCCCTGTCACCTATGCGTCACTCACTCGCGATCTCCGGGTCGGATCACGCGTACTCATCAATGATGGACTCATCGAGCTACAAGCCACGCGTATTACAGACAATCTGATCGACTGTTCCGTCCTAACCGGGGGCATGATCACCTCACACAAAGGGATCAACCTGCCAGGAACAGCCGTCAGCGCCCCGACCTTGACTGAGAAGGATCGGGAAGACATTCGCTTTGGCGTCAAGCATGGCGTGGACTATATCGCCCTCTCCTTTGTGCGAGGACCACAGGACATTGACGCGGCACGGGCTGTCTTGGCCGAGCATGGAAGTACGATCCCACTCATCGCCAAAATCGAACGGGCTGAAGCCGTGACGACGTTAGACGACATCTTGGAACGAGCGGACGGAGTGATGATCGCCCGTGGAGACCTAGGTGTCGAGATGGGACCTGAAGCGGTGCCAGTTCTGCAGAAGCGGATTATTCTAGAAGGCAACCGGCGGCGGCGCATTGTCATCACTGCCACGCAGATGCTCGAATCCATGACACAGGCCCTGCGCCCAACAAGAGCGGAGGCTTCCGATGTCGCGAACGCGATCTTCGACGGGAGCGACGCCTTGATGCTCTCAGCCGAAACAGCCATCGGTGCGCATCCTACCGAGACCGTTGCAGTCATGGATCGCATCATTCGTGCGGCAGAAGAGGGTACCGAACCTGGCATCCTGCGCAAGCGGCAAGCCGACCTGGACAATCTGTCCATACCAGAGGCCATCTGCGCTGCGGCCTCTTCTGCAGCCAGGGGAATCGATGCACGTGCCATCGTGGCGTTCAGCGAGCGAGGTGCCACAGCTCGGCTGGTATCAAAGCAACGCCCGACCGCACCGATTCTGGCCCTGACTCCTCATGAGTCGGTCAGACAGCGGATGGCACTCTATTGGGGCGTCCGTTCATTCACCATGCCGCAAGTTGAGCAGACGGATGCGCGGATCAAGGAAGCCGAACGCGTGCTCAAGGCGGAGGGGTTGGTCACAGCTGGCGACAGGCTCGTCATCGTCTCCGGTACACTTGCGTCGCAACCGGGAAGAACCAATCTGCTCAAACTGCATGAAGTCGGCTAA
- a CDS encoding MinD/ParA family protein, with protein sequence MATLISVASGKGGVGKSVVSANLALALAKRGRQVILADLDVGGADAHIMFGELNPSVTLTDFLNKRVNRLIDVAIPITMHPNLRLIAGTGDTLATANMAYVRKKRLMKQFRELESDIVVLDIGAGTNLHALDFFLMADLHVAVATPEPTSVLDLYRFIKLAAIRRVLACFLARSPMSEVLSNRDFTSVEEVMDIAGATDTAGRDVAAAALQSFRPGLIVNRVSDRSQVNVLYLRKILHQYVGGDLTLLGEIPDDPAVSQAVRKFLPVIEAAPESPSAKGLLAISDVVEQLVATRIRNHIEQTKQTEEKQIRVLLSNPTSSKEPLTSIAEQSDIPPPSPEPRQPTSTTVIKNSSGLVA encoded by the coding sequence ATGGCAACGCTCATTTCAGTAGCATCCGGAAAAGGCGGCGTCGGCAAGAGTGTGGTGTCCGCTAACCTTGCGTTGGCGCTGGCGAAGCGCGGACGACAGGTCATCCTGGCCGATCTCGACGTGGGTGGGGCCGATGCCCATATCATGTTCGGAGAATTGAATCCGTCGGTGACCTTGACGGATTTTCTGAACAAACGAGTCAACCGGCTGATCGACGTCGCCATTCCCATCACCATGCATCCGAACCTCCGTCTCATTGCCGGGACGGGCGACACGTTGGCGACAGCCAACATGGCTTATGTCAGAAAGAAGCGGCTGATGAAACAGTTTCGTGAGCTTGAGTCCGACATTGTGGTGCTCGATATCGGGGCCGGCACCAACCTCCACGCGCTCGACTTCTTCCTGATGGCGGATCTCCATGTGGCTGTGGCGACTCCCGAGCCGACGTCCGTGCTAGACCTCTACCGATTCATTAAGTTAGCCGCGATCCGCCGTGTATTGGCGTGCTTTCTTGCGAGAAGCCCTATGTCGGAGGTGCTCTCCAACCGAGACTTCACGAGTGTGGAGGAGGTCATGGACATTGCGGGTGCCACTGATACGGCGGGACGTGATGTGGCGGCTGCCGCATTGCAATCGTTTCGGCCTGGACTGATCGTCAACCGGGTGTCTGACAGATCGCAGGTCAACGTCCTCTACCTCCGTAAGATTCTCCATCAATACGTTGGCGGTGATCTGACGCTGCTGGGTGAGATCCCCGACGACCCAGCTGTGAGCCAGGCAGTTCGGAAGTTCCTGCCGGTTATTGAAGCGGCTCCTGAGTCTCCGTCTGCCAAAGGTCTGCTCGCTATCTCGGATGTTGTCGAACAGCTCGTCGCCACGCGGATCAGAAACCACATAGAACAGACGAAACAAACAGAAGAGAAGCAAATCAGAGTCCTGCTATCCAATCCGACATCTTCAAAAGAACCTTTGACCTCTATCGCTGAGCAATCTGATATTCCACCACCTTCACCTGAACCACGACAACCTACCTCCACCACGGTCATCAAAAACTCCAGCGGGCTTGTCGCCTAA
- a CDS encoding twin-arginine translocation pathway signal protein yields MKHHDTQGGALLSRRQGLILLGATGVGWMLGDRLTTNSSVASPPQALCVLRPEQTEGPYFVDERLHRMDIRSDPTDGRVTPGTQLALTFHISRVRAGECHPLPNAQVDVWHCDAMGVYSDVRDPGFSTVGRKFLRGYQMTDTQGTARFLTIYPGWYPIRTVHIHFKIRTAPSAEKRYEFTSQLYFPDELTDHVHTALPYTSQGRRRVRNQQDFIFRDGGDQLLCQPSPTTGGYTATFPIGLELS; encoded by the coding sequence ATGAAACACCATGACACGCAGGGAGGGGCCCTCCTTTCCCGCCGCCAGGGGCTGATACTCCTTGGTGCCACGGGAGTCGGCTGGATGCTGGGTGACCGTTTGACCACGAATTCTTCAGTTGCCAGCCCACCGCAGGCTCTGTGTGTCCTCCGCCCTGAGCAAACGGAAGGCCCCTATTTCGTTGATGAACGTTTGCATCGGATGGACATTCGCTCCGATCCGACTGACGGGAGAGTCACGCCAGGTACACAGTTAGCCCTGACGTTTCACATCTCTCGTGTTCGCGCCGGAGAATGCCATCCCCTACCGAATGCCCAGGTCGATGTCTGGCATTGTGACGCCATGGGGGTCTATTCAGATGTCCGAGATCCTGGCTTCAGCACGGTGGGACGGAAGTTTTTACGCGGATATCAGATGACCGATACGCAAGGAACCGCACGGTTCCTAACCATCTATCCTGGCTGGTACCCTATACGAACAGTACATATTCACTTCAAAATCCGCACAGCACCCTCGGCAGAGAAACGCTATGAATTTACCTCCCAATTGTACTTTCCCGATGAACTGACCGACCACGTGCATACCGCTCTTCCCTACACGTCACAAGGACGGCGTCGCGTACGCAATCAGCAGGATTTCATCTTCCGTGATGGTGGTGATCAATTGCTATGTCAGCCATCCCCAACCACCGGTGGCTATACGGCAACCTTTCCCATTGGGCTTGAACTTTCATGA
- a CDS encoding porin family protein: MSAKDHFARVICSGGCTTDMSHNPMDTYGLLRSVMIITLEYNGYVMIRADGLHKWKLHEFEGLCNQLLFVMMIWFRRTTMKKNAPFVTSCLMAGCSFISLCIPSLVSAEMYVAGQAGVNFADRINSIAGTGASAGVPNLNPAPDPDFDLQNSITYGAKVGYFPGHSWYGIEGEVFHSTPHIKQLDLGPGAQDPGIHMRVTTVGVNFIARYPGRTLQPYVGAGIGAAIAHIGDTATVRSDSAIAPAWNVLAGLRTFITPKIAVFGEYKYTGATLKFDGAFGDLGGFSGNYRAQLLLGGLSYHF, from the coding sequence ATGTCAGCAAAAGATCACTTTGCCCGCGTCATCTGTAGTGGAGGATGTACCACAGATATGAGCCACAATCCAATGGACACTTACGGACTTCTCCGGTCAGTTATGATCATTACTTTGGAATACAACGGATACGTGATGATTCGAGCTGACGGTCTTCATAAATGGAAACTTCACGAGTTTGAGGGGCTATGCAACCAACTTTTATTTGTTATGATGATATGGTTCAGGAGAACAACGATGAAAAAGAACGCTCCATTCGTTACAAGTTGTTTGATGGCAGGGTGCTCATTCATCTCTCTCTGTATTCCCAGTCTCGTGTCCGCAGAGATGTATGTGGCAGGACAGGCCGGTGTGAACTTCGCGGATCGGATCAACAGCATTGCAGGAACGGGTGCCTCCGCAGGAGTTCCCAATCTCAACCCTGCCCCTGATCCAGACTTTGATCTGCAAAACTCGATCACCTACGGAGCTAAGGTCGGTTACTTCCCTGGACATAGTTGGTATGGAATAGAGGGAGAAGTCTTCCATAGTACCCCACATATCAAGCAACTGGACCTCGGACCAGGGGCACAAGACCCAGGGATCCATATGAGGGTAACCACTGTTGGAGTCAATTTTATTGCCCGATATCCAGGCCGCACACTCCAGCCATATGTGGGGGCCGGCATCGGAGCGGCCATCGCCCACATCGGTGATACGGCTACCGTGCGAAGTGACTCTGCAATAGCCCCAGCGTGGAATGTCCTCGCCGGCCTGCGCACATTCATCACACCAAAAATTGCCGTCTTTGGCGAGTATAAGTACACCGGAGCGACCCTGAAGTTCGATGGAGCCTTCGGTGACTTAGGTGGATTCAGCGGTAATTACAGAGCACAGCTTCTCCTTGGTGGGCTGTCGTATCACTTTTAG
- a CDS encoding DUF937 domain-containing protein: MGLMDQLGQAVGGMLGGQGGQNPLLQAVTSLLGKDSGIGGLAGLVQAFQKNGLGEIVNSWVSTGQNLPVTPNQIEQGLGSDLLNQLAGKAGLSSGAVGSQLAGLLPDLIDKLTPNGKIEAGGLEQLMKLVQGMK; the protein is encoded by the coding sequence ATGGGACTCATGGATCAATTGGGGCAAGCGGTGGGTGGTATGTTGGGTGGACAGGGAGGGCAGAATCCTCTATTGCAAGCCGTGACCAGTCTCCTTGGAAAGGACAGCGGTATTGGAGGACTTGCCGGGCTTGTTCAGGCGTTTCAGAAGAACGGGCTCGGTGAAATTGTGAATTCCTGGGTGAGCACGGGCCAGAATCTGCCGGTGACCCCAAACCAGATTGAACAAGGCTTAGGCAGTGATTTGCTGAACCAACTGGCCGGTAAGGCAGGACTTTCCTCTGGAGCGGTGGGTTCACAGCTGGCTGGCCTTCTTCCTGATCTGATCGACAAGCTGACGCCCAATGGCAAGATCGAAGCGGGTGGGCTCGAACAGCTTATGAAACTGGTCCAAGGGATGAAATAG
- a CDS encoding PilT/PilU family type 4a pilus ATPase, protein MDVRSLLKVMVDREASDLYLTVDASPIYRIHGATQPTDAPLFTNEQLEALALTLMRGQQRGEFEEKMEMNLALYYKELGRFRVNIFRQRGNVGLVFRHIKAEIQTVEQLELPPIIKDIAMTKRGLVLVVGATGSGKSTSLAAMIDHRNTVHQGHIITVEDPIEFVHQHKKSIITQREVGFDTLTFQNALKNTLRQAPDVILIGEVRDTETMEAAITFAETGHLCIGTLHSNNANQAIERIMNFFPVERHAQIYLQLSLNLRAIISQRLIPSLDGKRVPALEIMLDTPRVKDLIKKAEVDTLKEAMEQGIDEGCQTFDHVLFQLYKTNKISLEQALINADSANNLRLKIKLEGLKGDDAVNALLDKQMGGQGADAFKIQGGASGNVTPIRKR, encoded by the coding sequence ATGGATGTTCGAAGTCTTCTAAAAGTGATGGTGGACCGCGAAGCGTCGGACTTGTATTTGACTGTCGACGCCTCGCCGATCTACCGCATCCATGGCGCCACTCAACCAACCGACGCTCCCCTGTTCACCAACGAACAGCTCGAAGCACTGGCATTAACCTTGATGCGTGGACAACAGCGCGGCGAATTCGAAGAAAAGATGGAGATGAACCTGGCGCTCTATTACAAAGAGTTGGGTCGTTTCCGCGTCAACATCTTCAGGCAGCGGGGTAATGTCGGATTGGTCTTCCGTCACATCAAAGCGGAGATTCAGACCGTCGAGCAGTTGGAACTCCCTCCGATCATCAAAGATATCGCGATGACCAAACGCGGTCTGGTGCTGGTAGTGGGCGCAACCGGGTCGGGAAAGTCGACATCGTTGGCCGCCATGATCGACCATCGCAATACCGTCCACCAGGGCCATATCATTACGGTGGAAGATCCGATCGAGTTCGTTCATCAGCACAAGAAGTCCATCATCACGCAACGCGAAGTCGGATTCGACACCTTAACCTTTCAAAACGCGCTGAAGAATACCCTCCGTCAAGCTCCGGATGTGATTCTTATTGGTGAGGTCCGCGACACCGAAACTATGGAAGCAGCAATTACCTTTGCCGAGACCGGTCACCTCTGCATCGGAACGCTGCACTCCAACAACGCCAATCAGGCGATCGAACGCATCATGAATTTTTTTCCGGTCGAGCGCCATGCTCAGATTTATTTACAGTTGTCCCTCAATCTGCGCGCGATTATCTCCCAACGATTGATCCCGTCGCTCGACGGCAAACGCGTCCCAGCCCTGGAAATCATGCTGGACACGCCGCGCGTCAAGGATCTAATCAAGAAGGCTGAGGTCGACACACTCAAGGAAGCCATGGAGCAAGGCATCGACGAAGGGTGCCAGACCTTCGATCATGTCCTGTTTCAGCTCTACAAGACGAACAAGATCTCGCTGGAGCAGGCCCTCATCAACGCCGATAGCGCGAATAACTTACGCCTCAAGATCAAGCTTGAAGGGCTGAAAGGCGATGATGCCGTGAACGCCCTGCTTGATAAACAGATGGGGGGACAGGGGGCCGATGCCTTTAAGATTCAGGGCGGCGCTTCAGGAAACGTCACGCCGATCCGCAAGCGCTAG
- a CDS encoding type IV pilus twitching motility protein PilT translates to MDISKLLTFSVKEGASDCHISAGEPPMIRIHGDLKKLDHPPLTPDETHALIYDMMSDSQRKTFEEKRECDFSFELGDIARFRVNVFVQQRGLGAVFRNIPTTIVPLEKLGMPPILRQLCDKEKGLILVTGPTGSGKSTTLAAMVDYLNNTFEGHIITIEDPIEFVHKSKKCLVNQRELGVHTLSFANALKSALREDPDIVLVGEMRDLETIQLALTAAETGHLVFGTLHTSSAPKTIDRIIDAFPPAQQAQIRTQLSEALEAVLTQTLLKKKTGGRVAALEIMMATTAVRNLIREAKLHQIPGIMQASQKDGMQTMDMALVDLVTRGIVHKAEAQSRSMNPNLFGSPMTGAA, encoded by the coding sequence ATGGATATTTCGAAGCTGCTGACGTTCTCTGTCAAGGAGGGTGCCTCCGACTGTCACATCAGTGCCGGCGAACCTCCGATGATTCGCATTCATGGCGATCTCAAAAAACTTGACCACCCTCCCCTGACTCCTGACGAAACACACGCCCTCATCTACGACATGATGAGCGACTCTCAACGAAAGACGTTTGAGGAAAAGCGAGAATGTGACTTTTCTTTCGAGCTTGGAGACATCGCCCGTTTTCGCGTCAACGTGTTTGTGCAACAACGGGGATTGGGCGCCGTCTTTCGGAACATTCCGACCACCATTGTCCCGTTGGAAAAACTCGGCATGCCGCCGATTCTTCGACAACTATGCGACAAGGAAAAGGGATTGATCCTGGTGACCGGACCGACAGGCTCAGGAAAATCCACCACGCTCGCGGCGATGGTGGATTATCTGAACAACACATTCGAAGGTCACATCATCACCATTGAGGATCCCATCGAATTTGTTCACAAATCCAAGAAATGCCTGGTCAATCAACGAGAACTCGGCGTCCATACGCTCTCGTTCGCCAATGCCCTGAAGTCGGCGCTTCGCGAAGATCCGGACATCGTCCTGGTGGGCGAAATGCGGGACTTGGAGACGATTCAGTTAGCCTTGACCGCCGCAGAAACCGGACACTTGGTCTTCGGCACCCTCCACACTTCGAGCGCGCCCAAAACAATCGACCGCATCATCGACGCCTTCCCGCCGGCGCAGCAGGCACAAATCAGAACACAGCTCTCGGAGGCCTTGGAAGCCGTGCTGACCCAAACGCTACTGAAGAAGAAAACCGGCGGACGCGTCGCCGCACTCGAAATCATGATGGCGACAACGGCCGTACGTAATCTTATCCGTGAGGCCAAACTGCACCAAATCCCGGGGATCATGCAGGCAAGCCAAAAGGACGGCATGCAAACCATGGACATGGCGTTGGTCGATCTCGTGACGCGGGGAATCGTTCATAAGGCCGAAGCACAGTCCCGGAGTATGAACCCCAATCTCTTCGGTTCACCGATGACCGGAGCCGCCTAA
- the bioF gene encoding 8-amino-7-oxononanoate synthase, translating to MFQRRLQQLADRSLMRRLSPLESGTGPTIHHAGREVILLSSNDYLGLATHPEVIRAAIHATEQYGAGSGASRLVSGTLPPHTHLETSLATFKGTEAALLFGAGYLANIGVIPNLIGQGGLILADRLCHASLIDGCRLSRADLRVFRHRDCAHLESLLRRRSASRPTLIITEGLFSMDGDLAPLSDLASLAERYEATLYVDDAHGTGIMGPTGRGTIEHFGLEQRIPFHMGTLSKALGSHGAYMVGPNDLIQYLVNVTRPFIFTTALPPSIAAAASAAIAVIQREPERRTRLWSNRQRLFNGIQTLGFRMTPTVSPILPILVGNAATALAFAERLLTHRIYASAIRPPTVPDGTSRIRFTVTSEHTTEQIDEALHALDLAGRETGLL from the coding sequence ATGTTTCAACGCAGACTCCAACAACTCGCCGACCGATCGCTCATGCGCCGACTGTCTCCATTGGAATCAGGCACAGGACCGACGATCCACCATGCAGGGCGCGAGGTCATCTTGCTGTCCTCCAACGATTACCTGGGACTGGCAACCCATCCGGAAGTCATCCGTGCCGCCATCCATGCAACTGAACAGTATGGAGCGGGATCCGGAGCTTCTCGCTTAGTCAGTGGAACCCTTCCTCCCCATACGCATCTCGAAACCTCCCTCGCGACGTTTAAGGGGACGGAAGCCGCGCTGCTGTTCGGAGCCGGTTATCTAGCCAATATCGGTGTCATTCCGAACCTCATCGGGCAAGGAGGCCTGATTCTAGCGGATCGACTGTGTCATGCAAGTCTCATCGATGGATGTCGATTGAGCCGTGCCGATCTTCGAGTATTCCGCCATCGAGACTGTGCACATCTGGAGTCATTGCTTCGACGACGAAGCGCGAGTCGTCCCACGCTCATCATCACAGAAGGACTCTTCAGCATGGACGGCGATCTCGCTCCGTTGTCTGATCTGGCCTCGCTGGCCGAGCGATACGAGGCGACGTTGTATGTCGATGATGCCCACGGGACCGGCATCATGGGGCCGACCGGTCGGGGAACGATCGAGCACTTTGGTTTGGAGCAGCGGATCCCGTTTCACATGGGGACACTCAGTAAAGCACTGGGAAGCCATGGCGCCTACATGGTTGGACCCAACGACCTGATTCAGTATTTGGTCAACGTGACCCGTCCGTTCATTTTCACAACAGCACTTCCACCCTCCATCGCAGCGGCAGCCTCGGCTGCGATCGCGGTCATTCAACGTGAGCCCGAACGTCGGACGCGGCTCTGGTCAAATCGACAACGGCTGTTCAATGGAATACAGACGCTTGGTTTTCGGATGACTCCGACCGTCAGTCCAATTCTACCAATCCTGGTGGGCAATGCCGCCACTGCATTAGCATTCGCCGAACGGCTACTCACTCATAGAATCTACGCTTCCGCAATCAGGCCACCGACTGTTCCGGATGGAACCAGTCGGATACGTTTCACGGTGACATCGGAACACACGACGGAGCAGATCGACGAAGCACTTCATGCACTAGACCTCGCCGGTCGTGAGACCGGCCTCCTCTAG
- a CDS encoding tetratricopeptide repeat protein: MTYRIKVPPRTLPVDEAHLVSGLEHWMLRLATYRWSIVVGCVLLLLMGGGVWGVLWFDAQNAEKAQDLEREATVHLFARAASDPQKAAANLKEAIALYQRVVNEYPRTPTAPLAQFSLGNAYLQSNDLASAIEAYNRFISTYGTHVSLLGLVYQKLGYAYQLKGDLEQAVKAYLAILEIPGAMNRDHALFEAARLEENRSKSDEALKHYQELMKTYPNSPLTSESAMRVKVMEAKKNPEPTPVAPALSAPIKPAKP, encoded by the coding sequence ATGACATATCGAATTAAAGTTCCACCTCGGACGTTGCCAGTGGATGAAGCTCACCTCGTGAGCGGGCTTGAGCACTGGATGCTTAGACTGGCGACCTACCGCTGGTCGATTGTGGTTGGGTGTGTGCTTCTCCTTCTGATGGGGGGAGGAGTCTGGGGTGTCTTGTGGTTTGACGCACAAAATGCCGAGAAGGCGCAGGATCTTGAACGAGAAGCGACCGTCCATCTATTTGCCCGTGCGGCCAGTGATCCGCAGAAAGCGGCAGCCAATTTAAAAGAAGCGATTGCCCTGTATCAGCGGGTGGTCAATGAGTATCCGCGCACTCCGACGGCCCCGCTCGCGCAATTCAGCCTCGGCAATGCCTATCTTCAGTCGAACGATCTTGCGTCAGCGATCGAGGCGTATAACCGGTTTATTTCTACGTATGGGACTCATGTGTCGCTTCTCGGTCTCGTGTATCAAAAACTAGGTTATGCGTACCAGCTCAAGGGGGACCTTGAGCAAGCGGTCAAAGCCTACTTGGCGATCCTCGAGATTCCAGGCGCAATGAATCGGGATCATGCGCTCTTCGAGGCTGCCAGATTGGAAGAGAATCGTTCGAAGTCCGATGAAGCTTTGAAACATTATCAAGAGCTGATGAAGACCTATCCAAACTCTCCGCTGACGAGCGAATCCGCCATGCGTGTGAAGGTGATGGAGGCGAAGAAAAATCCTGAGCCAACACCGGTCGCTCCCGCTCTTTCAGCACCCATCAAGCCCGCTAAACCATAG